The Claveliimonas bilis genome window below encodes:
- a CDS encoding diguanylate cyclase domain-containing protein gives MVEKKVIYPVLTRFFDCYLKERNIAKTLSIVADDLYSLGTGDEETATNKEEFARLLEEEIKGIPDPIQYKIMDYQEKQTGENSWECLCKVETAVRLNGSEEEIRYLTRFTGGFRRVGEEFLATALHMSEASSYQESGEFFPLRFFSEKTEKLNETAQHELLDIICQMMPGGVIGGYIEDGFPLYVVNDTMLEMMGYTYNEFVEETEGLVINSIHEDDAHMVEKHVLDCLKQEKQYAIEYRVKKKDGSSLWVYDIGRKIIAEDGRSAIISVLVDISESVRVKKNLIEESNRDFLTGIYNRKGGEATVTAKMNNSDAPYIFLMIDLDNFKSVNDMYGHGTGDKMLRFFAKQLRETFRKTDIAIRLGGDEFAVYAQPCFNKEAIQNKVEKIIKDYVEEAKNRCPSVSTSVSVGGIYSMEPRSFSSIYKAADGILYEIKQSGKGRCEIREI, from the coding sequence ATGGTAGAAAAGAAAGTGATCTATCCTGTTCTTACCCGGTTCTTTGACTGTTATCTGAAAGAGAGGAACATTGCAAAAACCCTGTCAATAGTTGCAGACGACCTGTATTCTTTGGGAACCGGCGATGAGGAAACAGCGACGAATAAAGAAGAATTTGCCAGGCTGCTTGAGGAAGAAATTAAGGGTATACCGGATCCGATTCAGTACAAAATTATGGATTATCAGGAAAAGCAGACAGGGGAGAACAGCTGGGAATGTCTTTGTAAGGTAGAGACTGCCGTCAGATTAAATGGAAGCGAGGAAGAGATCCGCTACCTTACCCGTTTTACCGGAGGATTCCGGAGAGTGGGGGAAGAATTTTTAGCGACCGCTCTCCATATGTCGGAAGCCAGCTCATATCAGGAAAGCGGAGAATTTTTTCCGCTGCGCTTTTTTTCAGAAAAGACAGAAAAACTCAATGAGACAGCCCAACATGAACTGTTGGACATTATCTGCCAGATGATGCCGGGAGGAGTGATCGGAGGATATATTGAGGACGGATTTCCACTTTATGTAGTAAACGATACGATGCTGGAAATGATGGGATACACATACAATGAATTTGTAGAAGAGACAGAAGGACTGGTCATTAATTCTATTCATGAAGATGATGCCCATATGGTAGAAAAGCATGTTCTGGACTGCTTAAAACAGGAAAAACAATATGCCATCGAATATCGCGTGAAGAAAAAAGACGGCTCCAGTTTGTGGGTGTATGATATAGGGCGAAAGATTATAGCAGAAGATGGACGTTCAGCGATCATCAGCGTTCTCGTAGATATTTCCGAGAGCGTCAGGGTGAAGAAAAACCTCATTGAAGAATCCAATCGGGACTTTCTCACTGGAATATATAATCGGAAAGGCGGGGAGGCTACCGTAACAGCCAAGATGAATAACAGTGATGCACCATATATCTTTCTAATGATCGATCTGGATAATTTTAAAAGTGTGAATGATATGTATGGTCATGGAACCGGAGATAAGATGCTTCGCTTCTTTGCAAAACAGCTGCGGGAGACATTTCGAAAGACAGACATAGCTATTCGGTTGGGCGGTGATGAATTTGCGGTCTATGCACAGCCTTGTTTTAATAAAGAGGCAATTCAAAATAAGGTTGAAAAGATTATAAAAGATTATGTTGAGGAGGCAAAGAACAGGTGTCCGTCTGTAAGCACATCTGTATCAGTAGGCGGAATATACAGCATGGAGCCCAGATCTTTTTCCAGTATATATAAGGCTGCAGATGGTATTTTATATGAAATCAAACAGAGCGGAAAAGGTCGATGCGAGATACGGGAAATATAA
- a CDS encoding HD-GYP domain-containing protein, with translation MKKDSSKDREETVNRNNTILIVDDDEINRAILENIFSSGYCVEEAENGRIGLEKLFAQTERYCAVLLDVVMPVMDGIEVLKILNEKGTQTEIPVFLITAEADDRILKTAYSLGVMDVIHKPVIPYVVRRRIDSVIELFRARKRLSSKVEEQQSELLKQAEQIILLNMGMVEALSTAIEFRSGESGEHVHRIHDITEYLLRNTELGEGLKEEEIRQIAMAAIMHDVGKIAIPDAILNKPGRLTPEEYEIMKTHTTQGAQLLKKIPHIMEHQMFQYAYDIAEHHHERWDGRGYPDGLKGDEISMWAQIVSLADVYDALVSKRVYKGAIEVEEALRMIRDGECGVFNPKLLKCFMQAEKPLRRLYQ, from the coding sequence ATGAAAAAGGACAGCAGCAAGGACAGAGAAGAGACAGTAAATAGAAATAACACAATACTGATCGTGGATGATGATGAAATAAACAGGGCAATTCTGGAAAATATTTTTTCTTCCGGGTATTGTGTGGAAGAGGCAGAAAATGGCAGGATTGGATTGGAAAAATTGTTTGCACAGACAGAACGTTACTGTGCGGTTTTGCTGGATGTGGTCATGCCTGTTATGGATGGAATAGAAGTGTTGAAGATCCTGAATGAAAAAGGGACTCAGACGGAAATACCAGTGTTTCTGATCACTGCTGAAGCAGATGACAGGATTTTGAAAACGGCGTATTCACTGGGAGTAATGGATGTTATCCATAAGCCTGTTATCCCCTATGTAGTAAGAAGACGTATTGATTCTGTTATAGAGCTTTTCCGCGCGAGGAAGAGGCTTAGCAGTAAGGTGGAGGAGCAGCAGAGTGAGCTTTTAAAACAGGCGGAGCAGATTATTCTGCTCAATATGGGAATGGTGGAAGCATTGTCTACCGCCATTGAATTTCGAAGCGGAGAATCCGGAGAACATGTACATCGGATTCATGATATTACGGAATATCTTCTGCGAAATACAGAGTTGGGAGAAGGACTGAAGGAAGAAGAGATCAGACAGATTGCGATGGCTGCTATCATGCATGATGTGGGTAAGATAGCGATTCCCGATGCTATTTTGAATAAACCGGGCAGACTGACTCCGGAAGAGTATGAGATTATGAAAACCCATACAACTCAGGGCGCCCAGCTTTTAAAAAAGATTCCGCATATTATGGAGCACCAGATGTTTCAGTATGCATATGATATTGCAGAACATCACCATGAGAGATGGGACGGCAGGGGATATCCTGATGGCCTGAAAGGAGATGAAATTTCCATGTGGGCTCAGATTGTTTCTCTGGCGGATGTTTACGATGCACTAGTGAGCAAACGGGTGTACAAAGGAGCTATTGAGGTGGAAGAAGCGCTTCGGATGATCCGGGACGGAGAGTGCGGAGTGTTTAATCCGAAACTTCTGAAGTGTTTCATGCAGGCGGAAAAACCTCTGCGCAGGCTGTATCAGTAG
- the asnS gene encoding asparagine--tRNA ligase: MKLTTIKELYKNREDYLDKEVTIGGWVRSIRDSKTFGFIVVNDGSFFEPLQVVYHDKMENFAEISKLNVGAAIIVKGTLVATPQAKQPFEIQAEEVTVEGASAPDYPLQKKRHSFEFLRTIAHLRPRTNTFQAVFRVRSLTAYAIHKFFQERGFVYVHTPLITGSDCEGAGEMFRVTTLDMENVPKNPDGTVDYSQDFFNKETNLTVSGQLNGETYAQAFRNIYTFGPTFRAENSNTTRHAAEFWMIEPEMAFADLDDNMALAESMLKYVISYVLENAPEEMNFFNSFVDKGLLDRLNNVVSSDFARVTYTEAIEILEKNNDKFEYKVSWGADLQTEHERYLTEEVYKRPVFVTDYPKDIKAFYMKMNDDNKTVAAVDCLVPGIGEIIGGSQREDDYDKLAARMKELGLKEEDYGFYMDLRKYGSTRHSGFGLGFERCIMYLTGMSNIRDVIPFPRTVNNCEL, encoded by the coding sequence ATGAAACTGACAACGATCAAAGAGCTGTATAAAAACAGAGAAGATTATTTGGATAAAGAAGTCACCATAGGCGGCTGGGTACGGAGCATCCGGGATTCCAAGACGTTTGGGTTTATTGTTGTAAACGACGGTTCCTTTTTTGAACCGCTGCAGGTTGTGTACCACGATAAAATGGAAAATTTTGCAGAGATTTCCAAACTTAATGTAGGGGCGGCGATCATTGTAAAAGGAACGCTTGTGGCAACGCCGCAGGCAAAGCAGCCTTTTGAGATCCAGGCAGAGGAAGTGACAGTGGAAGGAGCTTCCGCGCCGGATTATCCGCTGCAGAAGAAACGCCACAGTTTTGAGTTCTTAAGGACGATTGCCCATCTCCGGCCGAGAACGAATACATTCCAGGCTGTATTCCGGGTAAGATCCCTGACCGCCTATGCGATCCACAAATTTTTCCAGGAGAGAGGATTTGTCTATGTGCACACTCCTCTGATCACAGGAAGCGATTGCGAAGGAGCAGGGGAAATGTTCCGTGTAACCACATTGGATATGGAAAACGTTCCAAAGAATCCGGACGGTACGGTGGACTATTCCCAGGATTTCTTTAACAAAGAGACAAACCTTACAGTCAGCGGTCAGTTAAACGGAGAGACTTACGCCCAGGCTTTCCGGAATATTTATACGTTCGGACCCACGTTCCGTGCGGAAAATTCCAATACCACAAGACATGCGGCAGAGTTCTGGATGATCGAGCCTGAGATGGCCTTTGCAGATCTTGATGATAATATGGCTCTTGCAGAATCCATGCTGAAATACGTGATCAGCTATGTGTTGGAAAATGCGCCGGAAGAGATGAATTTCTTCAATTCTTTTGTAGATAAAGGACTTCTTGACCGTCTGAATAATGTCGTTTCTTCTGACTTCGCGAGAGTGACTTATACAGAAGCGATTGAAATACTGGAAAAGAACAATGATAAATTTGAATATAAAGTATCCTGGGGAGCAGACCTTCAGACAGAACATGAACGTTATCTGACAGAGGAAGTTTACAAGCGTCCGGTATTTGTAACGGACTATCCGAAGGATATCAAGGCTTTCTATATGAAGATGAATGATGATAATAAAACGGTTGCAGCAGTAGACTGTCTTGTTCCGGGAATCGGGGAGATCATCGGAGGAAGCCAGAGGGAAGATGATTATGATAAGCTGGCTGCCCGCATGAAGGAGCTGGGACTGAAGGAAGAAGATTACGGATTTTATATGGATCTTCGGAAATATGGTTCTACAAGGCACTCCGGATTTGGACTTGGCTTTGAAAGATGTATTATGTACTTGACGGGAATGAGCAATATCAGAGATGTGATCCCATTCCCAAGAACAGTAAACAACTGTGAACTGTAA
- a CDS encoding QueT transporter family protein, with translation MRNKNAAFLTQAAMIAAIYVVLTYVFAPISFGEIQVRIAEALTILPLFTPAAVPGLFIGCLVGNIIGGALLPDIVFGSIATLIGAICTYLLRNQKPVFGTIPPMVSNTIIVPFVLKYAYGVALPIPFLMVTVGVGEIISCGILGMIVYYALNRYKGTLFSRPAALK, from the coding sequence ATGAGAAACAAAAACGCAGCATTTTTAACCCAGGCGGCCATGATCGCCGCTATCTATGTTGTCCTGACGTATGTCTTTGCACCGATTTCCTTCGGAGAAATTCAGGTGCGAATTGCGGAGGCGCTTACGATTCTTCCACTGTTTACCCCAGCAGCGGTTCCCGGTCTGTTTATCGGATGTCTGGTGGGAAATATCATTGGAGGCGCACTGCTGCCCGATATTGTTTTCGGAAGCATTGCCACACTGATCGGTGCCATCTGCACCTATCTGCTCAGGAATCAGAAACCGGTATTCGGAACCATCCCGCCGATGGTATCCAACACGATCATTGTGCCTTTTGTTTTAAAATACGCATACGGCGTCGCCCTTCCCATCCCGTTTCTTATGGTTACGGTGGGCGTTGGTGAGATTATTTCCTGCGGTATTCTGGGTATGATTGTCTATTATGCACTCAATCGCTATAAGGGAACTTTGTTTTCCCGGCCTGCTGCTTTAAAATAA
- the vanR gene encoding VanR-ABDEGLN family response regulator transcription factor, with protein MSMNILVVDDEREIADVIELYLQNDQYTVYKFYTGQDALDCIFEKKIDLAILDVMLPDIDGFEILKRIREKYTFPVIMLTAKTEYMDKITGLTMGADDYIPKPFNPLELIARVKAQLRRYTQYNDGGKEQGDIIDFGGLVLNRTSHECVYNEVPLTLTPIEFDILWLLCENRGKVISSEELFEKVWHEQYYKNSNNTVMVHIRHLREKMSVPTGTSDFIKTVWGVGYKVEE; from the coding sequence ATGAGTATGAATATATTAGTAGTGGATGATGAGCGGGAAATTGCGGATGTAATTGAATTATATCTGCAAAATGACCAGTATACGGTGTACAAGTTTTACACTGGGCAGGATGCGCTGGACTGCATTTTTGAAAAGAAGATCGATCTGGCTATTCTGGATGTCATGCTTCCGGATATCGACGGTTTTGAGATCCTGAAAAGGATCCGGGAGAAATATACATTTCCGGTGATCATGTTGACGGCGAAAACAGAGTATATGGACAAGATCACCGGACTGACTATGGGAGCGGATGACTATATCCCCAAGCCTTTTAACCCGCTGGAGCTGATCGCCCGCGTGAAAGCACAGCTTAGGCGTTATACACAGTATAACGACGGAGGCAAGGAACAGGGAGACATTATAGATTTCGGCGGACTTGTGCTGAACCGGACTTCCCATGAATGTGTTTATAATGAAGTGCCGCTTACTCTGACTCCCATTGAGTTTGATATTTTGTGGCTTCTGTGTGAGAACAGGGGAAAGGTGATCAGCTCAGAGGAACTTTTTGAGAAAGTATGGCATGAGCAGTATTATAAAAACAGCAACAATACGGTTATGGTACATATCCGTCACCTGCGGGAGAAAATGAGTGTACCGACCGGAACTTCAGACTTTATCAAGACAGTATGGGGAGTAGGTTATAAAGTTGAAGAATAA